One genomic segment of Gemmatimonadales bacterium includes these proteins:
- a CDS encoding nucleotidyltransferase family protein, with translation MNRAVILARGLGRRMRQAVSGATLEPEQSAAADQGIKGMIPVGRPFLDFLLSALADAGFTEICLVIGPEHHSVRDYYGAPGRLHRVNLSFAVQAEPRGTADAVLAAERFAGGELFLVCNADNYYPADVLAALRALEGPGLAGFERETLVERSNIPADRVNHFALLAEGPEGQLVDIVEKPDAATAARLGPAARVSMNAWVFGPDIFEACRRVTPSVRGELEIQDAVRYAMQTLGTRFAVVPVQAGVLDLSNRGDIAAVADRLKDTEVRL, from the coding sequence GTGAACCGCGCCGTCATCCTGGCCCGCGGGCTCGGCCGCCGGATGCGGCAAGCCGTGTCCGGTGCCACGCTCGAACCCGAACAGAGCGCCGCGGCCGACCAGGGGATCAAGGGCATGATCCCCGTCGGTCGGCCCTTCCTCGACTTTCTCCTCTCCGCGCTGGCAGACGCCGGCTTCACGGAGATCTGCCTCGTGATCGGCCCCGAACACCACTCCGTCCGCGACTACTACGGCGCACCGGGCCGCCTCCACCGTGTCAACCTTTCCTTCGCCGTGCAGGCCGAACCCCGCGGCACCGCCGATGCCGTGCTCGCAGCGGAACGCTTCGCCGGCGGCGAGCTCTTCCTGGTGTGCAACGCGGACAACTACTACCCCGCCGACGTGCTGGCGGCGCTGCGCGCGCTCGAGGGGCCCGGGCTGGCGGGGTTCGAACGTGAGACGCTGGTCGAGCGCAGCAACATCCCCGCCGACAGGGTCAACCACTTCGCACTCCTCGCCGAGGGACCCGAGGGTCAGCTCGTCGACATCGTTGAAAAGCCCGATGCGGCCACCGCCGCGCGCCTCGGTCCCGCCGCCCGGGTCAGCATGAACGCCTGGGTCTTCGGCCCGGACATCTTCGAGGCCTGCCGTCGTGTGACCCCCTCGGTCCGCGGCGAACTCGAGATCCAGGATGCGGTGCGCTACGCCATGCAGACCCTCGGCACCCGCTTCGCCGTCGTCCCGGTGCAAGCCGGCGTCCTCGACCTCTCGAATCGCGGCGACATCGCCGCCGTGGCGGATCGCCTCAAAGACACCGAGGTGCGGCTCTGA
- a CDS encoding sodium:solute symporter family protein, translating into MQLVTLDWVIVVLSLAVAFLPAVLLARRAGSSTAEFFTSGRAAPWWLIGVSMVATTFSTDTPNLVTNLVREHGVANNWLWWSFLLTGMATVFFYARLWRRSGVLTDLEFYEIRYAGRPAQLVRGFRAIYLGLFFNCVIMATVNLAAVKIANVILGWPMWQTLLVCAGLNIAFAATAGLWGVLVTDLIQFGIAMAGSFAAAYFALQQPEVGGLSGLMTRLDPGTLQLLPDFGDWQLALSVLIIPITVQWWSVWYPGAEPGGGSYIAQRMLAARTERDAMAGTLFFNVAHYALRSWPWIIVALASLLVYPQLSDIAVSFPNVDPALIGHDMAYPAMLRFLPVGWLGIMVAGLLAAYVSTIATHLNWGTSYLVHDLYRRFMRTDASERHYVMMGRIVTAVLMLLAAGLTFVLETASQSFQLLLSIGAGTGLLYLLRWFWWRINAWSEVSAMVSSFLLAAGFLYGQKHGFPMDATAQLLLSVGITTVVWVTVTLLTAPTERSTLLSFFRLVRPAGPGWRSVQAEAGVPPSPDSLPMAFLGWVLGCTAVYSALFGVGSLLYGRTPQGLIFMAVFGLASWWLARLLPAMWGGAGQAE; encoded by the coding sequence ATGCAGTTGGTGACGTTGGACTGGGTCATCGTCGTCCTCTCGCTCGCGGTCGCTTTCCTCCCTGCTGTCCTGCTTGCCCGCCGGGCAGGCTCCAGCACCGCCGAGTTCTTCACCTCCGGACGCGCCGCGCCCTGGTGGCTGATCGGCGTTTCCATGGTGGCCACCACGTTCAGTACCGACACCCCGAACCTGGTGACCAACCTCGTGCGCGAGCACGGCGTGGCCAACAACTGGCTCTGGTGGTCGTTCCTGCTGACCGGCATGGCCACCGTGTTCTTCTATGCGCGGCTCTGGCGGCGCTCCGGCGTGCTCACCGATCTCGAGTTCTACGAGATTCGCTACGCCGGACGTCCCGCCCAGCTGGTGCGGGGCTTCCGCGCCATCTACCTGGGCCTCTTCTTCAACTGCGTCATCATGGCCACGGTCAACCTGGCCGCCGTCAAGATTGCCAACGTGATTCTCGGCTGGCCGATGTGGCAGACGCTGCTGGTCTGCGCCGGCCTCAACATCGCCTTCGCCGCCACCGCCGGCCTCTGGGGTGTGCTGGTGACCGACCTGATCCAGTTCGGCATCGCCATGGCCGGTTCCTTTGCCGCCGCCTACTTCGCCCTGCAGCAGCCGGAGGTCGGCGGGCTCAGCGGGCTGATGACCCGCCTCGACCCCGGCACCCTCCAGCTGCTCCCCGACTTCGGCGACTGGCAGCTCGCGCTCTCGGTCCTGATCATCCCGATCACGGTGCAGTGGTGGAGCGTCTGGTACCCCGGCGCCGAGCCGGGCGGCGGGAGCTACATCGCGCAGCGCATGCTGGCGGCCCGCACCGAGCGCGACGCGATGGCCGGCACGCTGTTCTTCAACGTCGCCCACTACGCGCTGCGGTCGTGGCCGTGGATCATCGTCGCCCTCGCCTCGCTCCTGGTGTATCCCCAGCTCAGCGACATCGCCGTCAGCTTCCCGAACGTCGACCCGGCGCTCATCGGTCATGACATGGCCTACCCCGCCATGCTCCGGTTCCTCCCGGTCGGGTGGCTGGGCATCATGGTGGCCGGCCTGCTGGCCGCCTACGTCTCCACCATCGCCACGCACCTGAACTGGGGCACCTCCTACCTGGTGCACGATCTCTACCGCCGCTTCATGCGGACCGACGCGAGCGAGCGTCACTACGTGATGATGGGCCGCATCGTCACCGCGGTGCTCATGCTGCTGGCGGCAGGGCTCACTTTCGTGCTCGAGACGGCCAGCCAGAGCTTCCAGCTCCTCCTCTCGATCGGGGCGGGCACCGGCCTGCTCTACCTGCTCCGGTGGTTCTGGTGGCGGATCAACGCCTGGAGCGAAGTCAGCGCGATGGTGAGTTCCTTCCTCCTTGCGGCCGGCTTCCTCTACGGACAGAAGCATGGCTTCCCAATGGACGCCACCGCCCAGCTCCTCCTGAGCGTCGGCATCACGACCGTGGTCTGGGTCACCGTCACGCTCCTCACCGCGCCAACAGAGCGGAGCACGCTGCTCAGTTTCTTCAGGCTCGTCCGGCCGGCCGGTCCCGGCTGGCGCTCCGTGCAGGCGGAGGCGGGCGTCCCCCCGTCTCCGGACAGCCTCCCGATGGCGTTCCTCGGCTGGGTGCTCGGCTGTACCGCGGTCTACTCGGCGCTCTTCGGCGTCGGAAGCCTCCTCTACGGTCGAACACCGCAGGGGCTCATCTTCATGGCCGTCTTTGGTCTCGCGTCGTGGTGGCTGGCCAGGCTGCTTCCCGCCATGTGGGGTGGGGCGGGCCAGGCGGAGTGA
- the efp gene encoding elongation factor P, with protein sequence MKATDVRKGHVILIDGQPCRVMDFTHRTPGNLRAFVQVRFRNLISGNTFDTRLNASDFVDQARLDTKEMQVLYQDAQGTHIMDQDTFDQVTLDQEVTGDMTPWLQPEMKFMVEWLGGKPIAINLPTTIELEVVETAPAMKTATKNASSKPAVLSNGVTVNVPEFVNQGERVRVNPNTGEYLERAK encoded by the coding sequence ATGAAGGCAACCGATGTCCGCAAGGGCCACGTCATCCTGATCGACGGGCAGCCGTGCCGCGTGATGGACTTCACGCACCGCACCCCCGGCAATCTCCGCGCGTTCGTCCAGGTGCGGTTTCGGAACCTGATTTCCGGCAACACCTTTGACACCCGCCTGAACGCCTCGGACTTCGTCGACCAGGCCCGGCTCGACACCAAGGAAATGCAGGTGCTCTACCAGGACGCACAGGGCACGCACATCATGGATCAGGACACCTTCGACCAGGTCACCCTGGACCAGGAAGTGACCGGCGACATGACCCCCTGGCTCCAGCCGGAAATGAAGTTCATGGTCGAGTGGCTCGGTGGAAAGCCGATTGCCATCAACCTGCCGACCACCATCGAACTCGAGGTCGTCGAAACCGCGCCGGCCATGAAGACGGCCACCAAGAACGCGAGCAGCAAGCCGGCGGTGTTGAGCAACGGCGTGACGGTCAACGTCCCCGAGTTCGTCAACCAGGGCGAGCGGGTCCGCGTCAACCCGAACACCGGCGAATATCTCGAGCGCGCCAAGTAG
- a CDS encoding TIGR00730 family Rossman fold protein, translating to MTDPNEPSNGPWPTGPGLPDIRDWLAGPGSRLSELARIGRIAMEFLRGFRALHFVGPCVTVFGSARVRADDPHYQLARAVGARVADLGYTVMTGGGPGIMEAANRGAYEAGGRSIGCNIKLPHEQRPNPYVDRFITFRYFFVRKVMLVKYSVAFVVMPGGFGTLDELFESLTLVQTGKIAAYPVVLMGTEYWRPLCDFMRNTQAARGMVGAADLDLLTVTDSLDEAVAAIQRGVAALPKSWVPPKRRRLLLER from the coding sequence ATGACCGACCCCAACGAACCATCCAACGGCCCCTGGCCGACCGGCCCCGGCCTCCCCGACATCCGCGACTGGCTGGCTGGTCCGGGATCCCGGCTCAGCGAGCTCGCTCGCATCGGCCGCATCGCCATGGAGTTTCTCCGCGGCTTCCGGGCGCTCCACTTCGTGGGCCCTTGCGTGACAGTCTTCGGCTCGGCCCGGGTCCGCGCGGACGATCCTCACTACCAGTTGGCCCGTGCGGTGGGAGCCCGGGTGGCCGACTTGGGCTATACCGTCATGACCGGCGGCGGCCCTGGCATCATGGAGGCGGCTAATCGCGGGGCGTACGAGGCGGGAGGCCGCTCCATCGGCTGCAACATCAAACTGCCACACGAGCAGCGCCCCAACCCCTACGTGGACCGGTTCATCACCTTCCGGTACTTCTTTGTCCGCAAGGTGATGCTGGTCAAGTACAGCGTCGCCTTCGTTGTCATGCCTGGGGGCTTCGGCACGCTCGATGAGCTGTTTGAGTCCCTGACGCTGGTCCAGACGGGCAAGATTGCGGCGTATCCCGTGGTGCTGATGGGCACGGAGTACTGGCGGCCGCTGTGCGATTTCATGCGGAACACGCAGGCAGCCAGGGGCATGGTGGGGGCGGCCGACCTCGACCTCCTGACGGTGACTGACTCGCTCGACGAGGCGGTGGCCGCGATCCAGCGGGGGGTCGCCGCCCTGCCAAAGTCGTGGGTCCCGCCGAAGCGGCGCCGGCTGTTGCTCGAGCGGTAG
- a CDS encoding acetate--CoA ligase family protein, with translation MTASLDCILRPRRVAVIGASRTPNTIGNEIVSNLVDYGFTGTVFPVNPKADSIHSLKTYPTIGAVPDPVDMAVITVPKQHVLGVARECGEAGVPGLTVISAGFREVGGEGVERERQLMEIVRQYGMRMVGPNCMGVLNADPAVSMNATFAPSMPPFGRAAFVSQSGAMGLSVLDYAKEYGIGINQFVSMGNKPDVSGNDLLLHWEQDPSVGVILMYVENFGNPRKFLEIARRMTRTKPIIVVKSGRSKVGARAASSHTGALAASDTLVDAMLSQAGVIRAETVEELFDLAMAFSDERTPRSRRTAVVTNSGGPGILAADALERVQVELPELAPETVARLKPLFPEEASLRNPLDMIASATPPGYRAALDALLNDPNVDSALAIFVPPLGIKQADVAEAIASVAGAHPDKPVLAVLMGREGLPQGKAELHEVGVPAYIFPESAARALSALCRQREWMERPVPPIETLEVDRDTAARLLADAEAAGLSRLGEVESLALLRAYGIPTAAAGLARNPDEAVTLAAATGGAVAMKIVSPEIVHKTDVGGVKVGVEGAADVRAAYDEIVASARRAVPNATIHGVLVQEMVHGGRETIAGVTRDPSFGPLVMFGLGGIFVEVLRDVVFRVAPINRREASDMIAGLRGARLLGPVRGAPPADRVAIEEVLLRLSRLAEDFPQIAELDVNPLLAFPDRAVAVDGRVLLGS, from the coding sequence ATGACCGCGTCCCTGGACTGCATTCTTCGACCGCGCCGCGTCGCAGTCATCGGGGCCTCGCGCACCCCGAACACGATCGGCAACGAGATCGTCTCCAACCTCGTCGACTACGGCTTCACCGGGACGGTCTTCCCGGTGAATCCGAAGGCCGACTCGATTCACTCCCTCAAGACCTACCCGACCATCGGCGCCGTCCCCGATCCGGTGGACATGGCGGTGATCACGGTTCCCAAGCAGCACGTGCTCGGCGTCGCCCGCGAGTGCGGCGAGGCGGGCGTGCCCGGGCTGACCGTCATCTCGGCGGGATTCCGGGAAGTCGGCGGCGAGGGCGTCGAACGTGAGCGCCAGTTGATGGAAATCGTCCGGCAGTACGGCATGCGGATGGTCGGGCCGAACTGCATGGGCGTGCTCAATGCCGATCCCGCGGTGTCGATGAACGCGACGTTTGCACCAAGCATGCCCCCCTTCGGCCGCGCGGCGTTTGTGTCGCAGTCGGGCGCGATGGGGTTGAGCGTCCTCGACTACGCCAAGGAATACGGCATCGGCATCAACCAGTTCGTCTCGATGGGCAACAAGCCCGACGTGAGTGGCAACGACCTCCTGCTCCACTGGGAGCAGGATCCCTCGGTCGGCGTGATCCTGATGTACGTCGAGAACTTCGGCAATCCGCGGAAGTTCCTGGAGATTGCCCGGCGGATGACGCGCACCAAGCCGATCATCGTGGTGAAGTCGGGCCGGTCGAAGGTCGGCGCACGCGCGGCCTCGTCGCACACCGGCGCGCTGGCCGCCAGCGACACGCTCGTGGACGCGATGCTCTCGCAGGCCGGCGTGATCCGGGCGGAGACGGTGGAAGAGCTCTTCGACCTCGCCATGGCGTTCTCCGACGAGCGGACACCGCGGTCGCGGCGGACCGCCGTGGTGACGAATTCGGGCGGCCCCGGGATCCTGGCGGCGGACGCGCTGGAGCGCGTCCAGGTGGAACTGCCGGAACTCGCGCCGGAGACGGTGGCGCGGCTCAAGCCGCTCTTTCCCGAGGAAGCGTCGTTGCGCAATCCGCTCGACATGATTGCGAGCGCCACGCCGCCGGGGTATCGCGCGGCACTGGATGCGCTGCTCAACGATCCGAACGTCGATTCTGCCCTGGCCATTTTTGTCCCGCCGCTGGGGATCAAGCAGGCGGATGTCGCCGAGGCGATCGCCTCGGTGGCGGGTGCGCATCCCGACAAGCCGGTGCTCGCGGTCCTGATGGGTCGCGAGGGGTTGCCGCAGGGGAAGGCCGAGCTGCATGAGGTCGGTGTTCCGGCGTACATCTTCCCGGAGTCGGCGGCGCGGGCGCTTTCCGCGCTGTGTCGCCAGCGGGAGTGGATGGAGCGGCCGGTCCCGCCGATCGAGACGCTCGAGGTTGACCGCGACACGGCGGCACGCCTGCTCGCCGACGCAGAGGCGGCGGGACTGTCACGGCTGGGAGAGGTCGAGTCGCTCGCGCTGCTTCGGGCCTACGGGATTCCCACCGCGGCGGCCGGCCTGGCGCGGAACCCGGATGAGGCGGTCACGCTCGCCGCAGCGACGGGTGGTGCCGTGGCGATGAAGATCGTGTCGCCCGAAATCGTCCATAAGACCGACGTCGGCGGCGTGAAGGTCGGCGTCGAAGGTGCCGCCGATGTGCGCGCGGCGTATGACGAGATTGTCGCGTCCGCGCGCCGCGCGGTGCCGAACGCCACCATCCACGGTGTCCTTGTCCAGGAGATGGTGCACGGCGGCCGTGAGACGATCGCCGGCGTGACGCGCGATCCTTCCTTCGGTCCGCTGGTCATGTTCGGGCTGGGCGGCATTTTTGTGGAAGTGCTGCGGGATGTGGTCTTCCGGGTGGCGCCGATCAACCGGCGCGAGGCGTCGGACATGATTGCCGGCCTGCGCGGGGCGCGTCTGCTCGGGCCGGTGCGCGGCGCCCCCCCCGCCGACCGCGTGGCGATCGAGGAAGTCCTGCTCCGCTTGTCACGACTCGCCGAGGATTTTCCCCAGATTGCCGAACTCGACGTGAACCCGCTCCTCGCGTTTCCCGACCGCGCGGTGGCGGTGGACGGCCGGGTACTGCTCGGGTCCTGA
- a CDS encoding O-antigen ligase family protein, whose amino-acid sequence MQASRAERLAAAILILGAFAVVLAVVPHRSFELDRFFLPKEVILHATALLVALLVIPGRREWTWSRVDLFLLAYLGLTIISAAFATNGWLAIRAVGITWSGLLLFWSSRELSRAGLGRMLTVGLAAGAVLGVLTAIGQAYGLLDSDLFSLTRAPGGTFGNRNFVAHLSAIVLPALFAVALTARNRFGYLLSVLATLLTVGLLVLTRSRAAWLATALSGSVFVLLAFFPGGLWRDAVVRRRLLGPFLAVAAGALLALSVPNALDWRSDTPYVDTLKGLTNYQEGSGRGRLLQWKNSLSLVRADPVLGVGPGNWAVEYPAVVTPEDPSLDSEGMAANPWPSSDWMAVLSERGLFAFLLLTCAGGLLFLTGVRSWMASPRGVQDLAPLVLASTVAATAVVGAFDAVLLLPVPALYVWSLAGSLLPVEPFPERRPATWQSRVAVAALVLTVGAVVTWRSVQQVRAMELLAVWGRLSTRAEAAAMDPGSYRIQVMVAQSYRRRGRCKDAIPFAQQAARLFPEAAEPRAILRACGQR is encoded by the coding sequence GTGCAAGCCAGCCGTGCCGAGCGACTCGCCGCCGCCATCCTGATCCTGGGGGCGTTCGCGGTCGTGCTGGCTGTGGTCCCGCACCGGAGCTTCGAACTCGACCGGTTCTTCCTGCCGAAGGAGGTCATCCTCCACGCGACGGCGCTCCTGGTGGCACTGCTCGTCATTCCGGGGCGGCGAGAATGGACGTGGAGCCGCGTGGACCTTTTCCTCCTCGCGTACCTCGGCCTGACGATCATCTCCGCCGCGTTCGCCACGAACGGATGGCTGGCCATCCGGGCGGTGGGAATCACCTGGTCAGGGCTTCTCCTGTTCTGGTCCAGCCGGGAGCTCTCGCGTGCCGGGCTCGGGCGGATGCTGACCGTCGGACTCGCCGCGGGGGCGGTGTTGGGCGTGCTCACCGCCATCGGCCAGGCCTACGGCCTGCTCGACTCCGACCTGTTCAGCCTGACTCGCGCCCCCGGTGGAACCTTCGGCAACCGCAACTTCGTGGCGCACTTGTCGGCGATCGTCCTTCCGGCGCTGTTCGCCGTCGCCCTCACTGCCCGAAACCGGTTTGGATACCTTCTTTCCGTCCTCGCCACCCTGCTGACCGTCGGCCTGCTCGTGCTCACCCGTTCGCGTGCCGCCTGGCTGGCCACGGCCCTGTCAGGGTCCGTCTTCGTGCTGCTCGCATTCTTTCCCGGCGGCCTCTGGCGCGACGCTGTGGTCCGCCGACGGCTGCTCGGCCCGTTCCTGGCCGTGGCGGCCGGCGCACTCCTGGCGCTCAGCGTACCCAATGCGCTCGATTGGCGGAGCGACACTCCCTACGTCGACACGCTGAAAGGCCTGACCAATTACCAGGAGGGCAGCGGGCGCGGGCGGCTGCTCCAGTGGAAGAACAGTCTGTCGCTGGTGCGTGCCGACCCGGTGCTGGGGGTCGGTCCCGGCAACTGGGCGGTGGAGTATCCCGCCGTGGTCACGCCGGAGGATCCCTCGCTCGACAGCGAGGGCATGGCGGCCAATCCTTGGCCAAGCAGCGACTGGATGGCGGTGCTCTCGGAGCGCGGGCTCTTCGCCTTCCTGTTGCTCACCTGCGCCGGAGGGCTCCTCTTCCTGACCGGAGTACGCAGCTGGATGGCGAGCCCACGCGGCGTGCAGGATCTCGCGCCGCTCGTCCTCGCGAGCACGGTCGCCGCCACGGCAGTGGTGGGTGCATTCGACGCCGTTCTCCTGCTCCCGGTGCCGGCGCTCTACGTGTGGAGCCTGGCGGGTAGCTTGTTGCCGGTGGAGCCCTTCCCGGAACGGCGGCCCGCGACGTGGCAGTCGCGGGTGGCCGTGGCCGCCCTGGTGCTGACCGTGGGAGCGGTCGTCACCTGGCGGAGCGTTCAGCAGGTGCGGGCAATGGAGTTGCTTGCTGTCTGGGGGCGGTTGAGCACACGGGCGGAAGCGGCTGCCATGGATCCCGGGAGTTACCGGATCCAGGTGATGGTGGCCCAGTCGTACCGGCGGCGCGGGCGGTGCAAGGACGCCATCCCCTTTGCGCAACAGGCCGCGCGCCTCTTTCCGGAGGCGGCGGAGCCGAGGGCCATCCTGCGGGCCTGCGGACAGCGCTGA
- the sseA gene encoding 3-mercaptopyruvate sulfurtransferase yields MSFPPLIDTAAVQGRLGDPTLAVLDASWYLPNSDRNAYAEYLAGHLPGARFFDLDATSDHTTPLPHMLPTAEAFEAVARELGISAASSVVVYDGSGVNLSAARVWWMFRAFGHERVAVLDGGLGAWRSEGRPLEVGAPPPRARGDFGAVLQPGHVRSLLEMETIVASRSAQVVDARPAGRFRGIDPEPRAGVRSGHMPGSLSLPYADLVDANGRLRSPDALRERLHASGVDLRRPVVATCGSGTSACAVLLALEVVGAPAGALYDGAWTEWGGREDLPVERS; encoded by the coding sequence ATGTCCTTTCCGCCGTTGATTGACACCGCTGCCGTGCAGGGCCGCCTCGGGGACCCCACGCTCGCGGTGCTGGACGCCAGCTGGTATCTCCCGAACTCGGACCGGAACGCCTATGCGGAGTACCTTGCCGGGCATCTGCCCGGAGCCCGGTTCTTCGACCTCGACGCCACCAGCGACCACACGACGCCGTTGCCGCACATGCTGCCGACGGCCGAGGCGTTCGAAGCCGTGGCGCGCGAGCTCGGGATTTCGGCGGCGTCCTCCGTGGTGGTCTACGACGGATCCGGCGTGAATCTCAGTGCCGCGCGGGTGTGGTGGATGTTTCGCGCCTTTGGTCACGAGCGTGTCGCTGTGCTCGATGGCGGGCTCGGGGCGTGGCGGAGTGAGGGACGTCCGCTGGAAGTCGGTGCGCCGCCGCCCCGCGCCCGGGGCGATTTTGGCGCGGTGCTCCAGCCCGGTCACGTCCGATCGCTCTTAGAGATGGAGACCATCGTGGCCTCCCGGTCGGCGCAGGTGGTGGATGCCCGGCCGGCTGGCCGCTTCAGGGGCATCGACCCGGAGCCGCGCGCCGGGGTGCGGAGCGGGCACATGCCGGGTTCCCTCAGCCTTCCCTACGCCGACCTGGTCGATGCGAACGGGCGCCTCCGCTCCCCCGATGCGCTTCGCGAGCGTCTGCACGCGAGCGGCGTGGATCTGCGCCGGCCGGTCGTCGCGACCTGCGGATCGGGGACCTCGGCCTGCGCCGTGTTGCTGGCGCTGGAGGTGGTCGGCGCACCTGCCGGTGCGCTCTACGATGGCGCCTGGACGGAATGGGGCGGGCGTGAGGATCTGCCGGTGGAGCGCTCATGA
- a CDS encoding GNAT family N-acetyltransferase — MTDAPMPTLRTPRLVLRPFRLDDAPAVQRLAGEREVAANTLTVPHPYPDGAAEEWIATHAAGWAAKDVLTLAVTTPGDDVLVGAVGLALAMADRRAELGYWIGTPWWNLGYATEASRAIIDFGFTSLGLHRIMARHMARNPASGRVMQKLGMQREGVLREHTLKWGVFEDLVVYAVLSE; from the coding sequence ATGACCGACGCACCGATGCCGACCCTGCGCACGCCGCGCCTCGTGCTCCGGCCGTTTCGTCTTGACGACGCGCCGGCAGTGCAGCGACTCGCGGGTGAACGGGAGGTCGCCGCCAACACGCTCACGGTGCCGCATCCGTATCCGGACGGGGCCGCCGAGGAGTGGATCGCCACGCATGCCGCCGGGTGGGCGGCAAAGGACGTGCTGACGCTCGCCGTCACGACACCCGGCGACGATGTACTCGTGGGCGCGGTCGGGCTGGCGTTGGCCATGGCGGACCGCCGTGCCGAACTCGGATACTGGATCGGGACCCCCTGGTGGAACCTCGGGTACGCGACCGAGGCGAGCCGGGCGATCATCGACTTCGGGTTCACGTCGCTCGGCCTGCATCGCATCATGGCCCGCCACATGGCGCGCAACCCCGCGTCTGGCCGTGTGATGCAGAAGCTCGGCATGCAGCGGGAGGGGGTCCTGCGGGAACACACGCTCAAGTGGGGAGTGTTCGAGGACCTAGTGGTATATGCCGTGCTGTCGGAATGA
- a CDS encoding aminoacetone oxidase family FAD-binding enzyme: MTQGPVDAVVVGAGAAGLLAAAFAAGDGRRVILLERTRDGGRKILISGGGRCNILPSVVRAEWFVTDSSPNSLRNMLRGWPLPAQRRFFEEELHLPLVLEEESGKLFPASNRARDVRDRLIEHARGAGAEIRFSSSVTRLTPSGVVWEVGLETGEVLQTRTVVVATGGLSVPNTGSDGTGLQLMSALGHVIHPTYPALTPLTTNVARWTDLSGVSLDAELTAPPETPRYSLPQGLLFTHRGFSGPAVLNISHVVSRPRAGPRPVILARWGALERGDWEREFNAGGRLQVATVVRRALPERLALALLEEAGVPADRTLAQLRREERASLLTALTAMPLPVTGDEGYRKAEVTGGGVALSDIDPVTMESRRTPGLFLCGEVLDAFGPIGGYNFHWAWATGRAAGIGARRRLTS; the protein is encoded by the coding sequence ATGACCCAGGGACCTGTTGATGCCGTGGTGGTGGGCGCGGGGGCGGCGGGGCTGCTCGCCGCGGCCTTCGCGGCGGGCGACGGGCGCCGCGTCATCCTCCTCGAGCGGACCCGGGACGGTGGGCGGAAGATCCTGATCAGCGGCGGAGGGCGCTGCAACATCCTCCCTTCGGTGGTGCGGGCCGAGTGGTTCGTCACCGATTCCTCCCCGAACTCGCTCCGCAACATGCTTCGTGGCTGGCCGCTTCCCGCCCAGCGGCGCTTCTTCGAGGAAGAGCTGCACCTGCCGCTGGTCCTCGAGGAGGAGAGCGGCAAGCTCTTCCCCGCCTCGAACCGCGCGCGCGATGTGCGCGACCGGCTGATCGAGCATGCGCGCGGGGCCGGCGCGGAGATTCGTTTCAGCTCCAGCGTGACCCGGCTGACGCCGTCCGGTGTGGTGTGGGAAGTCGGGCTTGAAACGGGTGAGGTGCTGCAGACCCGGACGGTCGTGGTGGCAACCGGCGGCCTCAGTGTGCCCAACACTGGAAGCGACGGGACGGGGCTTCAGCTCATGAGCGCGCTCGGGCATGTGATACATCCAACCTATCCGGCGCTGACGCCGCTGACGACGAATGTGGCGCGGTGGACGGATCTGTCCGGCGTGTCGCTGGATGCCGAGCTGACGGCGCCGCCCGAGACGCCGCGCTACTCGCTCCCACAGGGATTACTCTTCACCCACCGCGGATTCAGCGGACCGGCCGTCCTCAACATCTCGCATGTCGTTTCGCGACCGCGGGCGGGGCCCCGCCCGGTCATCCTGGCCCGGTGGGGGGCGCTGGAACGGGGAGACTGGGAGCGCGAGTTCAACGCGGGTGGACGCCTGCAGGTCGCGACGGTCGTGCGCCGCGCGCTGCCGGAACGGCTCGCCCTGGCGCTGCTCGAGGAGGCGGGAGTGCCGGCGGATCGCACGCTGGCGCAGCTGCGGCGCGAGGAGCGAGCGTCACTGTTGACGGCGCTCACGGCGATGCCGCTTCCGGTCACCGGGGACGAGGGGTATCGCAAGGCGGAAGTCACGGGAGGCGGCGTGGCGCTCTCCGACATCGACCCGGTCACCATGGAGAGCCGACGGACACCGGGGCTCTTTCTTTGCGGCGAGGTGCTGGACGCCTTTGGGCCGATCGGTGGCTACAACTTTCACTGGGCGTGGGCGACGGGCAGGGCGGCCGGCATTGGCGCGCGCCGGCGCCTGACATCCTGA